A genomic segment from Glycine soja cultivar W05 chromosome 18, ASM419377v2, whole genome shotgun sequence encodes:
- the LOC114394590 gene encoding uncharacterized protein LOC114394590, which translates to MALLRRYATASAIALFVLLLLLVTCNLNMASALSGGVMGGNFFDSDSESSSSESYTRDSESYRMGHHHHHYYNDDAPSPDTPAAKGSHSGLMFFLIFVLGMFLVSFYKGSTGNSVTVLKLQVAMLGGGMGSTIQRDLTRIAETADTSSRDGLTYLLTDTIQSLVRHLGNCIAGYSFVDLKRSKEDGEKYYNQLSNEERAKFDEETLVNLNNTEKRSTKIQSDVFSNVYSMFDGKGIKEESKKFEEEKLLNEIGSEYIVITILVAAKGAHKLPNINGTKDLKEALQKLRTLLSSKLLAGKVLWTPQNEDDTLSKRKLLEDYPQLARSMTNFLVKKHE; encoded by the exons ACATGGCTTCGGCCTTGTCCGGAGGCGTGATGGGAGGGAATTTCTTTGATTCGGATTCAGAGTCTTCCTCCTCAGAATCGTACACCAGGGATTCAGAATCATACAGAATGggacatcatcatcatcattattataatgATGATGCCCCTTCTCCTGACACTCCGGCCGCAAAGGGAAGTCACAGTGGACTCATGTTTTTTCTGATTTTCGTATTGGGTATGTTTTTGGTTTCATTCTATAAAGGCAGCACTGGAAATTCAGTTACTGTGCTCAAGCTTCAG GTTGCAATGTTGGGTGGTGGGATGGGAAGCACAATACAAAGGGATCTAACCAGGATTGCAGAAACTGCAGATACATCCTCTCGGGATGGTTTGACCTATCTATTGACAG ACACAATACAGAGTTTGGTTCGACATCTTGGTAACTGTATTGCAGGATATTCATTT GTGGATCTAAAGCGGAGTAAAGAGGATGGGGAGAAATACTATAACCAACTATCAAATGAAGAAAGGGCCAAATTTGATGAAGAGACATTAGTTAATTTGAACAACACAGAAAAGAGAAGTACAAAAATCCAGAGTGATGTGTTTAGCAATGTATACTCAATG TTTGATGGAAAGGGGATTAAAGAGGAAAGcaaaaaatttgaagaagagAAACTTCTCAACGAGATTGGTTCCGAGTACATAGTG ATAACAATCTTGGTAGCTGCTAAAGGAGCACATAAGCTTCCTAACATCAATGGAACTAAAGATTTGAAGGAGGCTTTGCAAAAGCTTAGAACCCTTCTCTCAAGCAAATTATTA GCTGGCAAGGTATTATGGACCCCACAAAATGAGGATGACACTCTTTCAAAACGAAAACTACTTGAAGACTACCCTCAGTTAGCAAGAAGCATGACAAACTTTCTGGTTAAGAAacatgaatga
- the LOC114396257 gene encoding uncharacterized protein LOC114396257, with amino-acid sequence MDDEIPVRGHSRAEGRTITNLHHYRAEIFYVAIDKICVEMDHRFSEGSNVILDCFSCLDPKNSFSKFDVDKLARLADIYHADFSDDDRGTIRDQLETYVLQVRRNASFSTREDVQSLAMKMVQTEKHLVFPLVYKLIELALILPVSTASVERAFSAMKIIKSKLRNKINDVWFNDLMVCYTEREIFKSLDDIDIIRTFTAKKSREGHLPRNFI; translated from the coding sequence ATGGATGACGAAATACCAGTTCGGGGTCATTCAAGAGCAGAAGGGAGGACTATCACTAATCTTCATCATTACCGTGCAGAGATTTTTTATGTTGCTATTGATAAAATATGTGTGGAGATGGATCACCGCTTTAGTGAAGGAAGTAACGTTATACTTGATTGCTTCTCATGTCTTGACCCCAAGAACTCTTTCTCCAAGTTTGATGTTGATAAGCTTGCTCGTCTTGCTGATATTTATCATGCAGACTTTTCTGATGATGACCGAGGAACAATTAGGGATCAACTTGAAACTTATGTGCTTCAAGTGAGAAGAAATGCTTCTTTTTCCACTCGTGAAGATGTTCAAAGTTTGGCTATGAAGATGGTTCAAACTGAGAAACATTTGGTATTTCCATTGGTTTATAAACTTATTGAGCTAGCTTTGATATTGCCGGTGTCGACAGCATCCGTTGAAAGAGCTTTTTCAGCAATGAAGATTATCAAGTCTAAATTGCGCAATAAGATCAACGATGTGTGGTTCAATGACTTGATGGTATGTTACACCGAGCGGGAGATATTCAAGTCActtgatgatattgatattattCGAACATTTACCGCAAAGAAGTCTCGGGAAGGACACTTGCCtcgtaattttatttaa
- the LOC114395164 gene encoding pentatricopeptide repeat-containing protein At1g62350-like gives MLVRVAVAAVVRAGTRNWARWASSGASSPSLSIWRRKKEMGKEGLVVAKELKRFRSDPVRLDRFIRSSVSRLLKSDLVAVLAEFQRQNQFFLCVKLYDIVRKEIWYRPDMFFYRDMLMMLARNKRVEEAKKVWGDLRTEEVLFDQHTFGDIIRAFLDNGLPSEAMDIYEEMRQSPEPPLSLPFRVILKGLIPYPELREKVKDDFLEIFPGMIIYDPPEDLFEDNKQHNDRDN, from the exons ATGCTGGTGCGTGTTGCGGTTGCTGCAGTGGTGCGAGCGGGCACCCGTAACTGGGCCCGGTGGGCTTCGAGTGGGGCGTCGAGCCCAAGCCTTTCGATATGGCGGCGGAAGAAGGAGATGGGGAAGGAAGGGCTGGTGGTGGCCAAAGAGCTGAAGAGGTTCCGGTCGGACCCGGTCCGGCTAGACCGCTTCATCCGGTCCAGCGTCTCCCGCTTGCTCAAGTCCGACCTCGTCGCCGTCCTGGCCGAGTTCCAGAGACAGAATCAATTCTTCCTCTGCGTCAAG TTGTATGATATAGTCCGGAAAGAAATATGGTACCGGCCAGACATGTTTTTTTATAGGGACATGCTTATGATGCTTGCACGAAACAAAAGGGTAGAAGAAGCTAAAAAGGTTTGGGGTGATTTGAGAACAGAGGAAGTTTTATTTGATCAGCATACATTCGGAGATATTATCAGAGCTTTTCTAGATAACGGGTTGCCCTCAGAGGCAATGGACATATATGAAGAAATGAGACAGTCTCCTGAACCTCCTCTTTCATTGCCTTTTCGCGTGATATTAAAAGGGCTCATTCCCTATCCAGAATTACGTGAGAAAGTAAAAGATGACTTCTTAGAGATTTTCCCAGGTATGATCATCTACGACCCTCCAGAGGATTTGTTCGAAGATAATAAACAGCACAATGATAGAGATAACTAG
- the LOC114394701 gene encoding uncharacterized protein LOC114394701, with amino-acid sequence MMEEQAKEELKLLEAQYPNHHEHLKNELRSFIFQLQTNHHDSEQLPENNNFSTHLAFFDTEESTSLEELRKRSDYDLELGLADRVVIEKIDGSSKLETPKSVVVKHFSSRKNKRKDRVDLVLERAQVCLKKIKHLKTFLLPPS; translated from the exons aTGATGGAAGAACAGGCAAAGGAAGAGTTGAAGCTGCTTGAAGCCCAATATCCTAACCATCATGAGCATCTAAAGAATGAGCTCAGGTCCTTTATCTTTCAACTCCAGACCAATCACCATGATTCTGAACAGCTTCCAGAAAACAATAACTTCAGCACTCACCTTGCTTTCTTTGATACTGAAg aATCCACTAGCTTGGAGGAGCTAAGGAAGAGGAGTGACTATGATTTGGAACTTGGTTTGGCAGACAGAGTAGTGATAGAGAAGATTGATGGAAGTTCTAAGCTTGAAACTCCCAAGAGTGTTGTAGTGAAGCATTTCTCAAGCAGGAAGAACAAGAGAAAAGATAGGGTGGATTTGGTTCTTGAGAGGGCACAAGTTTgtctcaaaaaaattaaacacttgAAGACATTCTTATTGCCGCCCTCCTGA
- the LOC114395559 gene encoding NDR1/HIN1-like protein 6, translating into MMAADQQRIHPVHDVEAPHRPLVPENYAKSDKGIPQRTFPVMHSKPPKRRRSCCCRFMCWTLSILLILIIAIAITIGILYLVFRPKLPKYSVDQLRISQFNVSDNNTLYATFNVAITARNPNKKIGIYYEGGSHISAWYMDTKLCEGSLPKFYQGHRNTTVLDLPLTGQAPDASGLVNRIQEQLQQTNNVPLNLKVNQPVRVKFGKLKLFKVKFRVRCRLEVDNFGASNDIRISSSSCKFKLRL; encoded by the coding sequence atgatggCTGCAGATCAGCAAAGAATTCATCCTGTTCATGATGTTGAGgcaccacacagacctttggTGCCTGAAAACTATGCAAAATCTGATAAGGGTATTCCTCAGCGCACTTTTCCTGTGATGCATTCAAAGCCACctaagagaagaagaagctgttgCTGTAGGTTCATGTGTTGGACACTAAGCATATTGCTGATTTTGATCATTGCTATTGCCATCACAATAGGGATCCTATACCTTGTGTTCAGACCAAAGCTCCCCAAATACTCAGTGGACCAACTGAGGATAAGCCAGTTCAATGTTTCAGACAACAACACCCTCTATGCCACCTTCAATGTGGCAATCACTGCAAGAAACCCTAACAAGAAGATTGGAATATACTATGAGGGTGGAAGCCACATAAGTGCTTGGTACATGGACACAAAATTGTGTGAAGGGTCCTTGCCAAAGTTCTACCAGGGTCACAGGAACACCACAGTGCTTGATCTGCCTCTAACTGGTCAAGCACCTGATGCAAGTGGTTTGGTGAATAGAATTCAGGAGCAGCTGCAACAGACCAACAATGTTCCTCTCAATCTTAAGGTGAATCAGCCTGTGAGGGTTAAGTTTGGTAAGCTGAAACTCTTCAAAGTCAAGTTCAGGGTTAGGTGCAGGCTTGAGGTGGATAATTTTGGTGCTAGTAATGATATTAGAATTTCTAGCAGTAGTTGTAAGTTCAAGCTCAGGCTGTGA
- the LOC114397722 gene encoding WAT1-related protein At3g02690, chloroplastic-like encodes MASWWCSSPSATLTVSTTTTRHFSLLSHTSQFRIQTLTFPPSSFTRFTTAPPSLRFRVPCSNKTAFETELPEDGVDCVGTGQDVECLVNTEEKQSEPSSSSSSSSSSSSMLCLAEALWEGAVLVSPFFFWGTAMVAMKEVLPKCGPFFVSAFRLIPAGFLLVAFAASRGRTLPSGFNAWLSITLFALVDAACFQGFLAEGLQRTSAGLGSVIIDSQPLTVAVLAALLFGESIGVVGAAGLVLGVIGLVLLELPALSFDESNFSLWGSGEWWMLLAAQSMAIGTVMVRWVSKYSDPVMATGWHMVIGGLPLVLFAVLNNDPAVSLSLKEYSSTDILALLYTSIFGSAVSYGVFFYSATKGSLTKLSSLTFLTPMFASIFGFLYLGETFSPVQLVGALVTVAGIYMVNFRSTSE; translated from the exons ATGGCGTCGTGGTGGTGCTCCTCTCCCTCCGCCACCCTCACcgtctccaccaccaccacccgcCACTTCTCTCTCCTTTCTCACACTTCCCAATTTCGCATCCAAACCCTCACATTCCCACCTTCCTCCTTTACTCGCTTCACCACCGCTCCACCTTCGCTCCGATTTAGGGTTCCATGCTCCAACAAAACCGCCTTCGAAACCGAGCTTCCGGAGGACGGCGTGGATTGCGTGGGAACAGGCCAAGACGTGGAATGCCTCGTTAACACGGAAGAGAAACAATCGGAACCATCATcatcgtcatcatcatcatcatcatcgtcatcGATGCTGTGTCTCGCGGAAGCGCTGTGGGAAGGGGCGGTGTTGGTGTCGCCGTTCTTCTTCTGGGGCACGGCCATGGTGGCGATGAAGGAAGTGCTTCCCAAATGCGGTCCTTTCTTCGTTTCCGCTTTTCGCCTCATTCCGGCGGGGTTTCTTCTCGTCGCATTCGCCGCTTCCAGAGGAAGAACTCTCCCCTCTGGCTTCAACGCTTGGCTTTCCATCACCCTCTTCGCTCTCGTCGATGCCGCGTGCTTTCag GGTTTTCTTGCAGAAGGGTTGCAAAGGACTTCAGCTGGTTTGGGCAGC GTTATAATTGATTCGCAGCCTTTGACTGTGGCTGTACTTGCGGCTTTGTTATTTGGTGAGTCAATCGGAGTTGTTGGAGCTGCTGGGCTTGTACTTGGTGTCATAGGACTTGTACTGCTCGAG TTACCTGCCCTATCATTTGATGAAAGCAACTTCTCACTATGGGGAAGTGGTGAGTGGTGGATGCTACTTGCAGCTCAGAGTATGGCAATTGGCACGGTCATGGTCCGGTGGGTCTCCAAGTACTCTGACCCTGTCATGGCTACTGGATGG CATATGGTTATTGGTGGTCTCCCACTTGTGCTATTCGCAGTTCTTAACAATGACCCCGCAGTGAGTTTGAGTCTCAAAGAGTACAGTTCGACTGATATATTGGCACTCCTCTACACATCCATTTTTGGAAGCGCAGTCAGCTATGGTGTGTTCTTTTATAGTGCAACTAAAG GTAGCTTGACCAAACTCAGTTCACTTACGTTTTTGACCCCAATGTTTGCTTCAATTTTTGG GTTTCTCTATCTTGGTGAGACCTTCTCTCCTGTACAACTAGTTGGGGCCTTAGTCACTGTGGCTGGAATATACATGGTTAACTTCAGAAGCACATCTGAATGA
- the LOC114395040 gene encoding uncharacterized protein At1g65710-like, producing MGACLSKKKGSSSTATKSASSTAHVAVPELKNNPPSVSGVTVSKPKVETETAPEVKLNKDNSKKVEEKHETVPEPEGHVKKEIFIIKHRKSHDDRERNSNSKSPSFTEESMADKTAPTPSTNMGVVGVRTSSCTKEEVDAILIQCGRLSRSSSGNAAAAASGEHRRRYSGSKRSYDFDHCDNDTVSNDDDSKKANANESNSDLCEEERHQQRPRQRQSPSRRPSSSQERRRRTPSREREQQQRSSSRERRVSRSPGRRSSENTTPSNARNNNCSNTSSRPGKMVSVPATVSSLVMDKSNNNGGGGGGGESGATTGIKRITVKRNVGAASPRSQSPARANGNAASGNKAFNENQQQPSLSRSNSRKAEQSPYKRNPLSEIEPNSLAFPHSTANNSSSKVQNRPKKEFETEANQKTNGSRTALDKGMNVNCKTKVQQEEDVKVQSSITDNVVVKTMVPPGVDNLKPPYTLTRSRSSRQSRDLDLNPEALLNPPQSYASLLLEDIQNFHQKNTPPVSLPACVTKACSILEAVADLNSNAGLNFCGAEDRRSPLAFQCSRNDYNVSLTTHDYGKREPDAEDPVVESMLLFNDDDVMEQSLHKYVTVNRGGLLGGVDMDDQESSGSNSFTVSSGQQHWGVSSSSWEPSSVESKDCWTSRSNYSKEEGQKLGLEGRVASEAGLDAGGAKKKLNSQRRECDHHQHGSGIGRGRLGANKVLHNRPVVTAAAST from the exons ATGGGTGCATGTTTGAGTAAGAAGAAAGGGTCTTCTTCTACAGCAACCAAGTCAGCTTCTTCCACAGCACATGTTGCTGTGCCTGAGCTGAAGAACAATCCTCCTTCTGTTAGTGGTGTCACTGTTTCCAAACCCAAAGTGGAAACTGAAACTGCCCCAGAAGTGAAACTGAACAAGGACAATTCTAAGAAAGTGGAAGAGAAGCATGAGACAGTGCCAGAACCTGAAGGGCATGTGAAAAAGGAGATATTCATCATCAAGCACAGGAAGAGCCATGATGATAGAGAGAGAAACTCCAATTCCAAATCCCCATCTTTCACTGAGGAATCAATGGCTGATAAAACTGCCCCAACACCATCCACAAACATGGGTGTTGTAGGAGTGAGGACTTCAAGCTGCACCAAAGAAGAGGTGGATGCAATTCTCATCCAGTGTGGGAGACTCAGCAGAAGCTCTTCAGGgaatgctgctgctgctgcttctGGTGAACACAGAAGAAGGTACTCAGGCTCAAAGAGAAGCTATGATTTTGACCACTGTGACAATGACACCGTTTCCAATGATGATGACTCAAAGAAGGCCAATGCCAATGAGAGCAACAGTGATCTGTGTGAGGAGGAGAGGCACCAGCAACGGCCACGGCAACGCCAGTCTCCGAGCCGAAGGCCTTCTTCTTCTCAGGAAAGGAGAAGAAGAACACCAAGCAGGGAAAGGGAACAGCAGCAAAGGTCAAGCAGCAGGGAGAGGAGAGTGAGTAGATCTCCTGGAAGAAGGTCATCAGAGAACACCACACCTTCCAATGCAAGAAACAACAATTGCAGCAACACTAGTTCTAGGCCTGGGAAGATGGTTTCTGTTCCTGCCACTGTTTCATCACTGGTGATGGATAAGAGTAACAATAATGGCGGTGGTGGCGGTGGTGGAGAATCTGGAGCAACCACTGGCATCAAGAGGATCACAGTGAAGAGAAATGTGGGTGCTGCCTCGCCGCGGTCGCAGTCGCCAGCAAGAGCAAATGGGAATGCTGCAAGTGGTAATAAAGCTTTCAATGAGAATCAGCAGCAGCCATCCCTTAGCCGCAGCAATTCAAGGAAAGCAGAACAATCACCTTACAAAAGAAATCCATTGAGTGAGATTGAACCTAACTCCCTTGCTTTTCCACATTCAACAGCCAATAATAGCAGCAGCAAGGTGCAAAACAGACCCAAAAAGGAATTTGAAACAGAAGCTAATCAG AAAACAAACGGCAGCAGAACTGCATTGGACAAGGGAATGAATGTAAATTGCAAGACAAAGGTGCAACAAGAGGAAGATGTGAAAGTGCAGTCTTCAATTACTGATAATGTTGTTGTGAAAACAATGGTACCACCAGGAGTTGACAACCTAAAACCACCCTATACATTAACAAGAAGCAGATCTTCGAGGCAATCGCGGGACTTAGACCTCAACCCTGAAGCTCTATTGAATCCTCCACAGTCCTATGCTTCACTGCTGCTTGAAGACATCCAGAATTTCCATCAGAAGAACACACCACCTGTTTCTCTCCCAGCATGTGTCACCAAAGCTTGCTCTATCCTCGAAGCTGTTGCTGATCTCAACTCTAACGCCGGCTTAAATTTCTGCGGTGCAGAAGACAGGAGAAGTCCACTGGCTTTTCAGTGTAGCAGGAATGACTACAATGTTTCATTGACTACCCACGATTATGGAAAAAGGGAGCCAGATGCCGAGGACCCGGTTGTAGAATCAATGTTATTATTCAATGATGATGATGTGATGGAACAAAGCTTGCACAAGTATGTGACAGTGAATAGGGGTGGTTTGCTTGGTGGGGTGGACATGGATGACCAAGAGTCTTCGGGAAGCAACAGCTTCACTGTCAGTAGTGGTCAACAGCACTGGGGTGTTTCTTCTTCATCATGGGAACCAAGTTCTGTTGAATCAAAAGATTGCTGGACTTCAAGATCGAACTACTCCAAAGAGGAAGGCCAGAAATTGGGCTTGGAAGGGAGGGTGGCATCTGAAGCGGGGCTTGACGCAGGTGGAGCCAAGAAGAAATTGAACAGCCAAAGGAGAGAGTGTGATCATCATCAGCATGGGAGTGGAATAGGGCGTGGCAGGCTTGGCGCCAATAAAGTTCTTCACAACAGACCTGTTGTTACAGCAGCTGCATCCACATAG